The following coding sequences are from one Lolium rigidum isolate FL_2022 chromosome 6, APGP_CSIRO_Lrig_0.1, whole genome shotgun sequence window:
- the LOC124660186 gene encoding protein PHOSPHATE STARVATION RESPONSE 2-like → MERMTTNPFYTSGIPVTVPSPLPSATLDENFPRLPDAQNVLMERELRRTPLPPHQSSVARMRGQVHPSTGSVGPLCSPQAVRFSSVPNPEQYTSANPYTSQQTPSNGSSSAMVYGSHHEGLEPTYTDLPMDVGPAWCPDHIMLEYSDGVPAGNNLTAISPIASTDELAKQTEWWTELMNDDWKDIADTTGAAKAQPQAGPPVQPSTSVHKSASLQIVPSQSVEPSVVAAPSPSASSNTSKTRMRWTPELHERFVDAVNILGGSEKATPKGVLKLMKADNLTIYHVKSHLQKYRTARYRPELSEGSSERLDASKEELPSIDLKGSFDLTEALRLQLELQKRLHEQLEVQRNLQLRIEEQGKCLQIMIEQQCKPGADKVLDASTSAEGSKLSSDPKESSPVKDVPNNSQNGTAAQAEPGDNE, encoded by the exons ATGGAGAGGATGACCACCAATCCGTTCTACACTTCTGGAATCCCGGTAACTGTGCCATCGCCTCTGCCTTCGGCCACTCTGGATGAGAACTTCCCGAGGCTTCCGGATGCGCAGAATGTTCTGATGGAGAGAGAACTGAGAAGAACCCCTCTCCCACCTCATCAGAGTAGTGTTGCCCGTATGCGTGGGCAGGTTCACCCCAGTACTGGGTCTGTTGGCCCTCTGTGTTCGCCCCAGGCTGTAAGGTTCTCTTCAGTTCCGAATCCTGAGCAATATACCAGCGCCAATCCTTATACTTCTCAGCAAACGCCAAGTAATGGAAGTTCTTCAGCAATGGTTTATGGATCGCATCACGAAGGCCTTGAACCTACCTACACTGATCTTCCAATGGATGTTGGACCAGCATGGTGCCCTGACCACATCATGCTTGAATACTCTGATGGTGTCCCTGCTGGAAACAATTTGACTGCCATCAGTCCTATTGCATCTACAGATGAGCTTGCCAAGCAAACTGAATGGTGGACAGAATTAATGAACGATGATTGGAAGGACATTGCTGACACCACAGGTGCTGCTAAAGCTCAACCGCAG GCTGGGCCGCCTGTGCAACCATCAACTTCAGTTCACAAATCAGCCAGCCTACAAATAGTTCCATCTCAATCTGTTGAACCATCTGTAGTTGCTGCACCCTCACCCTCTGCCAGCTCCAATACCTCCAAGACACGCATGAGGTGGACTCCTGAACTTCATGAGCGCTTTGTGGATGCTGTCAATATACTTGGCGGCAGTGAAA AAGCTACTCCGAAGGGAGTACTGAAGCTAATGAAGGCAGATAATTTGACCATTTATCATGTAAAAAGTCATCTTCAG AAATACAGAACTGCCCGATATAGACCAGAATTATCTGAAG GTTCATCAGAAAGGTTAGATGCCTCAAAAGAGGAGTTGCCATCTATAGACCTCAAAGG GAGTTTTGATCTCACTGAAGCATTACGTCTCCAGTTAGAACTTCAAAAGAGGCTCCATGAACAGCTTGAG GTCCAAAGAAATTTGCAGCTGAGAATTGAGGAGCAAGGGAAGTGCCTTCAGATTATGATCGAGCAGCAATGCAAACCAGGTGCAGACAAGGTGCTGGATGCTtcgacctcagcagaaggatcaaAGTTATCTTCTGACCCCAAAGAATCTTCTCCGGTGAAGGATGTTCCAAACAACAGTCAAAATGGAACAGCGGCGCAAGCAG AACCAGGTGATAACGAATGA